Proteins encoded by one window of Tunturibacter psychrotolerans:
- a CDS encoding ABC transporter permease has protein sequence MNLLEIIRQSLDSLLRNRLRSGLTMLGIIWGLVTVVLLLSYGKSLGEGVLNGFMGLGDNIIMVWGGQTSMQAGGERSGKKVKFLDGDTEAVRDAVPFLKAVSSETDDGFSFKYGSKVVNIQSKAIDFPYGGMRRLNIDQGRYFEAADFTDHRQVVIFGPHAAQKLFNGYPPVGESVEIEGHVFQVIGVLKNKIQDSSNNGPDNENAFVPFDMMRLLRNQRDPGSIVFQPSAPELHLKALQAVRAVLAQRHHFDPKDDKATPTWDTVADSAEIMQFSTALDLLLGIIGAMTLGVGGVGVMNIMLVSVTERTREIGLLKALGARRKDILTQFLLESLTLTFLAGIIGMVVAVVVAYLIPPMPLYSDIYKTANHEGDIILRASPTIMLVSFAILAAVGVISGLLPAVRASRMDPVVALRHE, from the coding sequence ATGAACCTGCTAGAAATCATTCGCCAAAGCCTCGACTCGCTCCTCCGCAACCGCCTCCGCTCGGGCCTCACCATGCTCGGCATTATCTGGGGATTGGTAACCGTTGTCCTTCTGCTCAGCTACGGAAAGAGCCTCGGCGAAGGCGTGCTCAACGGCTTCATGGGCCTCGGCGACAACATCATCATGGTGTGGGGTGGCCAAACCAGCATGCAGGCGGGAGGCGAGCGATCCGGAAAAAAAGTGAAGTTCCTCGACGGCGACACAGAAGCAGTACGCGACGCAGTTCCCTTTCTCAAAGCAGTCAGCTCCGAGACCGACGACGGCTTTAGCTTCAAGTACGGCTCAAAGGTCGTCAACATCCAGAGCAAAGCTATCGACTTCCCTTACGGCGGTATGCGCAGGCTCAACATCGATCAGGGCCGCTACTTCGAAGCTGCCGACTTTACCGATCATCGCCAGGTCGTCATCTTCGGCCCGCACGCCGCACAAAAACTCTTCAACGGCTACCCACCTGTCGGCGAGTCTGTCGAGATTGAAGGCCACGTCTTTCAGGTGATTGGCGTCCTCAAAAACAAAATCCAGGATTCCTCCAACAACGGCCCCGACAACGAGAACGCCTTCGTTCCATTTGACATGATGCGCCTTCTCCGCAACCAACGAGACCCTGGCAGTATTGTCTTCCAACCCAGCGCGCCTGAACTCCACCTCAAAGCCCTGCAAGCCGTACGCGCCGTTCTCGCCCAGCGACACCACTTCGATCCCAAGGACGACAAAGCCACGCCCACATGGGACACAGTCGCCGACTCGGCCGAGATCATGCAGTTCAGCACCGCACTCGATCTTCTCCTCGGCATCATCGGCGCTATGACCCTCGGTGTCGGCGGCGTTGGCGTTATGAACATCATGCTTGTCTCAGTCACCGAGCGCACACGCGAGATCGGCCTCCTCAAAGCGCTCGGAGCCCGCCGCAAAGACATCCTCACGCAGTTTCTCCTCGAGAGTCTGACCCTCACCTTTCTCGCAGGAATCATCGGGATGGTCGTAGCCGTCGTCGTCGCCTATCTCATCCCGCCGATGCCGCTCTACTCCGACATCTACAAGACCGCCAACCACGAAGGCGACATCATCCTTCGCGCTTCCCCCACCATCATGCTCGTCTCGTTCGCGATTCTCGCCGCAGTCGGAGTCATCTCCGGGCTTCTCCCAGCAGTGCGCGCCTCACGCATGGACCCCGTCGTCGCATTAAGACACGAATGA
- the adh gene encoding aldehyde dehydrogenase — translation MATMTAVQPGTFGFPVSIKKRYENYIGGEWVAPLSGQYFENVTPVTGQVLCEIARSNAADVDRALDAAHAAKKAWAKTSTTERGRMLEKIAQRIEDNLEMLATVETWDNGKPIRETMAADMPLAVDHFRYFAGVIRAQEGSISEIDKDTIAYHYHEPLGVIGLIIPWNFPILMATWKLAPALAAGNCVVLKPAEQTPLSILVLMELIQDILPPGVVNIVNGFGLEAGKPLASSKRINKIAFTGETTTGRLIMQYASQNIIPVTLELGGKSPNIFFKDVASADDAFFDKALEGFTMFALNQGEVCTCPSRALIQDSLYDQFMERALKRVGAIKQGNPLDKTTMIGAQASSEQMEKILSYFDIGKQEGAEVLAGGKRAAQTGDLAEGFYIEPTVFKGNNKMRIFQEEIFGPVVSVTTFHDEDEALALANDTLYGLGAGVWTRDMNRAYHFGRAIEAGRVWTNCYHLYPAHAAFGGYKQSGVGRENHKMMLDHYQQTKNQLVSYSPNAMGFF, via the coding sequence ATGGCTACGATGACTGCGGTTCAGCCGGGGACTTTTGGGTTTCCTGTGTCGATCAAGAAACGGTATGAGAACTACATTGGCGGGGAGTGGGTGGCGCCGCTATCGGGACAGTACTTTGAGAATGTGACGCCGGTGACGGGGCAGGTACTGTGCGAGATTGCGCGCTCGAATGCGGCGGATGTGGATCGCGCGCTCGATGCGGCGCATGCAGCGAAGAAGGCGTGGGCGAAGACATCGACGACGGAACGTGGCCGGATGCTGGAGAAGATTGCGCAGCGGATTGAAGACAATCTGGAGATGCTGGCGACGGTGGAGACATGGGATAACGGCAAGCCGATTCGCGAGACGATGGCAGCGGATATGCCGCTGGCGGTCGATCACTTTCGTTATTTTGCGGGCGTGATCCGAGCGCAGGAGGGATCGATCTCGGAGATTGATAAGGATACGATTGCGTACCACTACCATGAGCCGCTTGGTGTGATCGGGCTGATTATTCCCTGGAACTTTCCGATCCTGATGGCGACGTGGAAGCTCGCGCCGGCGCTGGCGGCAGGGAACTGCGTGGTGCTGAAGCCAGCCGAGCAGACGCCGCTGTCGATCCTGGTTTTAATGGAGCTGATTCAGGATATTTTGCCGCCGGGCGTCGTGAATATCGTCAACGGATTCGGGTTGGAAGCGGGAAAGCCGCTCGCTTCTAGTAAACGCATTAACAAGATTGCGTTTACGGGGGAGACGACGACGGGGCGGTTGATTATGCAGTATGCCTCGCAGAATATTATTCCGGTGACGTTGGAGCTTGGCGGCAAGAGTCCGAATATCTTCTTCAAGGATGTCGCGAGCGCGGATGATGCGTTCTTTGATAAGGCGCTCGAAGGCTTTACGATGTTTGCGCTAAATCAGGGCGAGGTTTGTACTTGTCCGTCGCGGGCGCTGATCCAGGATTCCCTGTATGACCAGTTCATGGAGCGTGCCCTGAAGCGGGTGGGTGCCATCAAGCAGGGCAATCCGCTGGACAAGACGACGATGATTGGCGCGCAGGCTTCGAGCGAGCAGATGGAGAAGATTTTGTCTTACTTCGACATCGGCAAGCAAGAGGGTGCGGAGGTGCTGGCGGGCGGGAAACGCGCTGCGCAGACGGGCGATCTGGCGGAGGGCTTCTACATTGAACCGACCGTTTTTAAAGGCAACAACAAGATGCGTATCTTCCAGGAGGAGATCTTCGGGCCGGTGGTTTCGGTGACGACCTTCCATGATGAAGACGAGGCACTGGCGCTGGCGAACGACACGTTGTACGGGCTGGGCGCGGGCGTCTGGACAAGGGATATGAACCGGGCGTATCACTTCGGCAGGGCCATTGAGGCGGGACGAGTGTGGACGAACTGCTATCACCTGTATCCGGCTCATGCTGCATTTGGAGGGTACAAGCAATCGGGTGTGGGACGAGAAAATCACAAGATGATGCTCGACCACTACCAGCAGACGAAGAATCAATTAGTGAGCTATAGCCCGAATGCGATGGGATTTTTCTAA
- a CDS encoding PEP-CTERM sorting domain-containing protein, producing the protein MRLTILTFASLLALGSSPLLADPIPYANVGQLAPDHTFTATATGSVSAYFYSSDASNDDKIILWDKTSGAMTAPSLDNHSSAVGSSVSLSVKAGDSLIFILDDVTTGQYFSSVDYFGVASPANYNDDGYNHAYSTPYSGGVSGIPAGTYIGMEDLGVTGLKPLSGSDLDYNDDNFVFTNVAAAPTPEPSTFILFGTGLVAAASALRRKFARG; encoded by the coding sequence ATGCGCCTAACCATTCTCACCTTTGCTTCCCTTCTTGCCCTCGGTTCATCCCCTCTCCTGGCCGACCCCATCCCCTATGCAAACGTCGGTCAGCTCGCCCCCGACCACACATTTACAGCTACAGCAACCGGGAGCGTCTCCGCGTACTTCTACTCCTCCGACGCGAGCAACGACGACAAGATCATCCTCTGGGACAAGACCTCCGGCGCAATGACCGCGCCATCCCTCGACAATCACAGCTCCGCCGTCGGCTCGTCCGTCTCACTCTCGGTCAAAGCTGGAGACTCACTCATCTTCATCCTGGACGACGTCACTACTGGACAGTACTTCAGCTCTGTCGACTACTTCGGCGTTGCCTCACCGGCCAACTATAACGACGATGGTTATAACCACGCCTACTCCACGCCTTACTCCGGCGGCGTCAGCGGAATCCCCGCAGGCACCTACATAGGAATGGAAGATCTCGGGGTCACTGGTCTTAAACCGCTCTCTGGCTCCGACCTCGACTACAACGACGACAACTTCGTCTTCACCAATGTCGCCGCAGCCCCGACCCCCGAGCCGAGCACCTTCATCCTCTTCGGCACAGGTCTCGTCGCAGCGGCCAGCGCACTCCGCCGCAAGTTCGCCCGCGGGTAA
- a CDS encoding transglycosylase SLT domain-containing protein: MKYLWWFVLDCAAKVQRGSLEWKMWVGENKGTMVTIGGKVWPAMVVAILIGITMSPVGDGLVAQTSTTTPPATHANKPVSKTGTTSADAGKAAGTKSKASSAKAKSGALGKTTKKKGAPAGKKHIVSRKPTAQTIHLTSAFKASEQLRPMAQQLALTRSPAAYSGVQAYARQHPGEGAAAAYLALGHAATLDHRYDDAVHSFLLANTSGTALDDYADYLGAQAAVQAGHGSDAYGLLDNFAARHPESIFDANAPVLLANAHLQQNDTQGALKVLVPMADSAQASHVDFRYALARAYQMSGDTTHAASIYRNIYVGFPLSVEAGQASSQLQAMNMPLTAAERKVHADQLFNAKRYAEAGEEYHSIERDGSLSAADHDALLIYAAACDMRMKHISRREVEKLPDTKDDSAALKLYLLAELSRNENDQTAHDALIAQMVRDFPASRWLEEALYSGGNMYLLKHDPQQATYHYALLVKLFPKSTYAASAHWRAAWMNYRLHNYSEAARLMDEQIEMFPAGIEAPGALYWRGRIFEDEEKNFGQAVNYYHALTASYVNSYYAGLARQRLSVLKTQATDVAPAAALSSVRVPVIPELTGELPENEPHLIKARLLANAALNEYIGPEIQASSTSSEWGALAQAEIYSSYGETTRAIQSMKHSGISFFSIPLDQVPTVYWKLLFPQPYWADLAANAQKNVLDPYLVASLIRQESEFNAGVVSHANAWGLMQLLPSVGKAEAKKQKMKGFNANELLNPSVNLELGTANLRQVLDRFGGQAEYALAAYNAGDVPVRQWMAIGDYKDIPEFVESIPYTETREYVQAILRNREIYHALYATP; the protein is encoded by the coding sequence ATGAAGTATCTGTGGTGGTTCGTGCTCGATTGTGCTGCGAAGGTGCAGCGGGGCAGCTTAGAGTGGAAGATGTGGGTTGGAGAAAACAAGGGAACAATGGTAACCATCGGGGGTAAGGTTTGGCCGGCGATGGTTGTCGCCATTTTGATTGGGATCACCATGTCGCCCGTGGGGGACGGGCTGGTCGCGCAAACGTCGACGACGACACCGCCAGCGACGCATGCCAATAAGCCGGTGTCCAAAACCGGGACAACGTCTGCGGATGCGGGGAAGGCTGCGGGCACTAAATCGAAGGCTTCGAGTGCGAAGGCAAAGAGCGGTGCCCTGGGTAAGACGACGAAAAAGAAGGGCGCTCCGGCTGGGAAGAAACATATCGTTTCTCGAAAGCCGACGGCACAGACGATTCATTTGACCAGCGCGTTCAAGGCTTCGGAGCAGCTTCGTCCGATGGCTCAGCAGTTGGCGTTGACGCGATCGCCGGCGGCTTACAGTGGCGTACAGGCCTACGCGCGGCAGCATCCGGGTGAGGGGGCCGCTGCGGCGTACCTTGCGCTGGGACATGCTGCGACGCTCGATCATCGGTACGACGATGCGGTGCACAGCTTCCTGCTGGCGAATACGAGTGGCACAGCGTTGGATGACTATGCGGATTATCTTGGAGCGCAGGCGGCGGTGCAGGCGGGACATGGATCGGATGCGTATGGGTTGCTGGACAACTTCGCGGCGCGGCATCCGGAGAGCATCTTCGATGCGAATGCGCCGGTTCTGTTGGCGAACGCTCATCTGCAACAGAACGATACTCAAGGTGCGTTGAAGGTTCTGGTGCCAATGGCTGACTCGGCGCAGGCATCGCATGTGGATTTTCGCTATGCGCTGGCCCGGGCTTATCAGATGTCGGGGGATACGACGCATGCGGCTTCTATCTATCGGAATATATATGTCGGATTTCCTCTGAGTGTGGAGGCAGGGCAGGCATCGTCGCAGTTGCAGGCGATGAACATGCCGCTGACGGCTGCGGAGCGTAAGGTTCATGCCGATCAGCTGTTCAACGCCAAGCGATACGCCGAGGCTGGGGAGGAGTATCACTCGATTGAACGGGATGGTTCGCTGAGCGCGGCGGACCATGATGCTCTGCTGATCTATGCGGCGGCCTGCGATATGAGGATGAAGCATATCAGCCGGCGAGAGGTGGAGAAGCTGCCGGACACGAAAGACGACAGCGCGGCGTTGAAGTTGTATCTGCTTGCGGAGTTGTCACGAAATGAGAATGATCAGACTGCGCACGACGCGCTGATTGCGCAGATGGTGAGGGATTTTCCTGCGAGCAGATGGCTGGAAGAGGCGTTGTATTCGGGCGGAAACATGTATCTGTTGAAGCACGATCCGCAGCAGGCTACTTATCACTACGCTCTACTTGTGAAGCTGTTTCCGAAGAGTACGTATGCGGCTTCGGCGCACTGGCGTGCGGCATGGATGAACTATCGACTGCACAACTATTCGGAAGCGGCGCGGTTGATGGATGAACAGATAGAGATGTTTCCCGCGGGGATTGAAGCTCCGGGAGCTCTTTATTGGCGGGGGCGAATCTTTGAAGACGAAGAGAAGAACTTTGGGCAGGCGGTGAACTACTATCACGCGCTTACCGCCTCTTATGTCAACTCGTATTATGCGGGACTGGCGAGGCAACGGCTCAGTGTGCTGAAGACGCAGGCGACGGATGTTGCTCCTGCGGCGGCTTTGAGCTCGGTGCGGGTGCCGGTGATTCCGGAGTTGACTGGGGAGTTGCCGGAGAACGAGCCTCATCTGATCAAGGCGAGGTTGCTGGCGAACGCGGCGCTTAATGAGTACATCGGGCCGGAGATTCAGGCGAGCTCCACTTCGAGTGAGTGGGGGGCGCTGGCCCAGGCTGAGATCTACTCATCGTATGGTGAGACGACTCGGGCGATTCAGTCGATGAAGCATAGCGGTATCTCCTTCTTTTCGATTCCGCTCGATCAGGTTCCGACGGTGTATTGGAAGCTGTTGTTTCCGCAGCCGTATTGGGCGGATTTAGCAGCGAACGCGCAAAAGAACGTGCTTGATCCTTATTTAGTTGCGTCACTGATTCGGCAGGAGTCGGAGTTCAATGCCGGAGTTGTGAGTCATGCGAACGCGTGGGGATTGATGCAGCTGTTGCCTTCGGTGGGGAAGGCTGAGGCGAAAAAGCAGAAGATGAAGGGCTTCAATGCAAACGAGCTGTTAAATCCTTCGGTGAACCTGGAGTTGGGGACAGCGAATCTGCGGCAGGTGCTGGATAGATTTGGCGGCCAGGCTGAGTATGCGCTTGCGGCTTACAACGCAGGCGATGTGCCGGTGCGGCAGTGGATGGCAATTGGGGATTACAAAGATATTCCGGAGTTTGTGGAGTCGATTCCATACACCGAGACCCGAGAGTATGTGCAGGCGATTCTGAGGAACCGCGAGATCTACCACGCTTTGTATGCGACGCCTTAG
- a CDS encoding RNA polymerase sigma factor, which yields MPAIQSPATEEVHPDVALVARAKEGDTAAFEQLVRQYERQIFRVAQHITQNREDAEDITQDAFLKAYEKLDQFQGNSKFSTWLVRIAVNESLMRLRKRKTSKTVSMDEDVQTDEGSIPRDFAEWRPNPEQQYNQAELAEILRKTIQGLPPGFRTVFTLRDVENLSTEETAEALGLSVPAVKSRLLRARLQLRERLSRYFRQKQEGQPA from the coding sequence ATGCCCGCCATCCAATCCCCAGCCACGGAAGAGGTACACCCCGACGTAGCGCTCGTAGCGCGCGCAAAAGAAGGGGATACCGCCGCATTCGAGCAACTGGTCCGTCAGTACGAGCGCCAGATCTTCCGGGTCGCGCAGCATATTACTCAAAACCGTGAAGACGCCGAAGACATTACGCAGGATGCATTCCTCAAGGCCTACGAGAAGCTGGACCAGTTCCAGGGAAACTCTAAGTTCTCGACTTGGCTCGTCCGCATCGCGGTCAATGAGAGTCTCATGCGGTTGCGCAAGCGCAAGACCAGCAAAACCGTCTCCATGGACGAAGACGTCCAAACCGACGAAGGCTCTATCCCTCGTGACTTTGCCGAGTGGAGGCCAAACCCCGAGCAGCAATACAACCAGGCCGAGCTTGCCGAGATCCTTCGCAAAACCATCCAGGGTCTTCCTCCAGGCTTTCGCACCGTCTTCACTCTTCGCGACGTTGAAAATCTCTCCACGGAAGAGACTGCGGAGGCACTCGGCTTGAGCGTCCCCGCGGTGAAATCCAGATTGTTGCGTGCGCGCCTTCAACTGCGCGAGCGCCTCAGCCGATACTTCCGGCAGAAGCAGGAGGGCCAGCCAGCATGA
- a CDS encoding anti-sigma factor family protein, producing the protein MNCTDLLSHLSDYFDDQLTIELREEISEHTAGCQHCRVVLNTTHQTIEVYKGNEIYEVSPGLRERLHSAIMAKCLAVKKQA; encoded by the coding sequence ATGAACTGCACGGACCTATTGAGCCATCTTTCCGATTATTTCGACGACCAGCTCACCATCGAACTGCGCGAAGAGATCAGTGAACACACGGCTGGCTGTCAGCACTGCCGCGTCGTCCTCAACACGACCCACCAGACCATCGAGGTCTACAAGGGCAACGAGATCTACGAAGTCTCTCCCGGTCTACGCGAGCGCCTTCACTCCGCCATTATGGCGAAGTGTCTCGCCGTGAAGAAACAAGCTTAG
- a CDS encoding DUF779 domain-containing protein, protein MTTRKASAGLAMTEVPEQVLTTPAAEELMGRLSNKHGELMFHQSGGCCDGSSPMCYPRGEFLVGDGDVLLATLGETPFYMSGSQFEYWKHTQLILDVVPGRGGMFSLENGEGVRFLIRSRVFTDAEIGALRSAGRI, encoded by the coding sequence ATGACAACTAGAAAGGCAAGTGCAGGTCTGGCGATGACAGAGGTACCGGAACAGGTTTTGACGACGCCTGCCGCTGAGGAGTTGATGGGCAGGTTGTCGAACAAACATGGGGAGCTGATGTTTCATCAGTCGGGAGGTTGCTGTGACGGCAGCTCCCCCATGTGCTATCCGCGGGGGGAGTTCCTGGTGGGGGATGGGGATGTGCTGCTGGCCACGCTGGGGGAGACCCCGTTTTATATGAGTGGGAGTCAGTTCGAGTATTGGAAGCATACGCAGCTGATCCTGGATGTGGTGCCCGGGCGCGGAGGGATGTTTTCGCTGGAGAATGGGGAAGGTGTGCGATTTCTGATTAGGTCGCGGGTCTTCACCGATGCGGAGATAGGGGCGCTCAGGTCAGCCGGGCGGATCTAA
- a CDS encoding NUDIX domain-containing protein: MMNFVQAPSMKDRVRIKKVETLSDDWYVLKKTTFDLQRSDGTWQQQSRETYDRGNGATILLYNLERRTVVLTRQFRFPAFVNGHPGLLIETAAGLLDKASPEERIKAEVEEETGYRVDRVRKIFEAFMSPGSVTEKLYFFLAEYDNGSKVTAGGGNFVEGEDIEVLELSIEDAMAAIERGEIADGKTIMLLQYAFIHVFSERGRTI, from the coding sequence ATGATGAATTTCGTGCAGGCCCCTTCGATGAAAGATCGTGTGCGGATCAAGAAAGTTGAGACGCTGTCGGATGATTGGTACGTGTTGAAGAAGACGACGTTTGATCTGCAGAGGAGCGATGGGACGTGGCAGCAGCAGAGCAGGGAGACCTACGATCGGGGCAATGGCGCTACGATTCTGTTGTATAACCTGGAGCGGCGAACCGTTGTGCTGACGCGTCAGTTTCGTTTTCCGGCTTTTGTGAATGGGCATCCGGGCTTGTTGATCGAGACGGCGGCGGGGCTTTTGGATAAGGCCAGTCCGGAGGAGCGGATCAAGGCGGAGGTGGAGGAAGAGACCGGGTACCGCGTCGATCGCGTTCGGAAGATCTTTGAGGCGTTTATGAGTCCGGGGTCGGTGACTGAGAAGCTCTATTTTTTTCTGGCGGAGTACGACAACGGGAGCAAGGTAACGGCTGGTGGCGGCAACTTCGTTGAGGGCGAAGATATTGAGGTTCTGGAGCTTTCGATCGAGGATGCGATGGCTGCGATCGAGAGAGGCGAGATTGCGGATGGCAAGACGATCATGTTGTTGCAATATGCCTTTATTCACGTGTTCAGCGAGAGAGGAAGGACGATTTAG
- a CDS encoding ABC transporter permease yields MQTLSALWDTKLRSFLTMFGIVWGITSVILLVGLGIGFNVDQKEHLRTIGTDIAIIFGGKTGAQAGGYAAGRDIYLTIDDAVAIQQQANLVKTVSPELRRSVSEVSQWNAANRAVRGVWPQYQQFRSLTVEQGRLMTDQDEAEGARVILLGAEANRQLFPGKAVIGQPLMVSGYQYTVIGVLAKKKQNGSYGSGPDNTQLFTTYSAMARDFPPTEGPGVIRGYVNNIVVQPVSPELHEKALAQVSKIIAERHHYNPDDKEALWVWDTLEGSKFTERIFSVMTLFFGAVALLTLALGGIGVMNIMLVAVTERTREIGVRKALGATAIDIKRQFLVESAIITLVSGFAGLALGVGVCIVMRYIPLPDFVPHPVISPLAIVASLTTLAAITVFAGMYPALRAANLSPMECLRTE; encoded by the coding sequence ATGCAAACGCTGTCTGCACTCTGGGACACGAAACTCCGCAGCTTTCTAACAATGTTCGGCATCGTCTGGGGCATCACTTCGGTGATCCTGCTGGTCGGGCTTGGCATCGGGTTCAACGTAGACCAAAAAGAACATCTCCGAACTATCGGGACCGACATCGCCATCATCTTTGGAGGAAAGACCGGAGCCCAGGCCGGAGGATACGCTGCCGGCCGCGACATCTATCTCACTATCGATGATGCCGTCGCTATCCAGCAACAGGCCAACCTTGTCAAAACAGTAAGCCCTGAGCTGCGCCGCAGCGTCTCCGAGGTCAGTCAGTGGAACGCAGCCAACCGTGCAGTTCGCGGAGTATGGCCGCAATATCAGCAATTCCGCTCGCTCACGGTCGAGCAGGGACGCCTCATGACCGATCAGGACGAAGCCGAGGGAGCGCGCGTCATCCTCCTCGGCGCCGAAGCAAACCGTCAACTCTTCCCGGGTAAAGCAGTCATCGGACAACCACTGATGGTAAGCGGCTACCAGTACACCGTCATTGGAGTCCTCGCGAAAAAGAAACAAAATGGCAGTTACGGTAGCGGCCCCGACAACACGCAACTCTTCACTACTTACTCCGCCATGGCCCGCGACTTTCCGCCCACAGAAGGTCCCGGGGTCATCCGCGGATACGTCAACAACATCGTCGTCCAACCGGTATCGCCCGAGCTGCACGAAAAAGCGCTAGCTCAAGTCTCGAAAATCATCGCCGAGCGCCATCACTACAATCCGGATGACAAAGAAGCTCTCTGGGTCTGGGACACACTCGAAGGCTCGAAGTTCACCGAGCGCATCTTCAGCGTCATGACTTTATTCTTCGGAGCAGTAGCTCTCCTCACCCTCGCTCTTGGAGGTATCGGCGTCATGAACATCATGTTGGTCGCAGTCACGGAGCGCACCCGCGAAATAGGCGTCCGAAAAGCCCTCGGTGCCACCGCTATCGACATCAAACGACAATTCCTTGTCGAATCCGCAATCATCACACTGGTGAGCGGGTTCGCCGGCTTAGCGCTAGGAGTCGGTGTCTGCATCGTGATGCGGTACATCCCACTCCCGGACTTTGTGCCGCACCCGGTAATCTCGCCGTTGGCCATCGTCGCATCGCTCACCACCCTCGCAGCCATCACCGTCTTCGCAGGAATGTACCCTGCACTGCGTGCCGCCAACCTTAGTCCCATGGAATGCTTGAGGACAGAGTAG
- a CDS encoding sigma-54 dependent transcriptional regulator — MISEDADICNLIHSSLELQSHNVICAACPLEALQLLHRGLVADLLLIHATRNSSNDSLFAVALLQNFSSEKLCILAEAGDTSWKHHAAKWKISTVLTMPLLRQDIEKLIAQPSQETFAPTSPVANASANVPHYHMEELDNNRFFLAASPIMMQLYRDVRLLAPVNIPVLILGESGVGKEIVAMLLHKYYPNPGGKLLNINCAALPTELLESELFGYEAGAFTGAIRSKPGLFELANKGTLLLDEIGEMSTQMQAKLLHVLQDGSYCRLGARSPSRADVRVLAATNINMQDAIAEKRFREDLYYRLNILTITVPPLRERREEIPMLMEQMFLRGALELGTSVILSDRIVEAAQEYHWPGNLRELRNFVTRTLILRDEEAAYNDLRGKTRTKVFSSREETHAETAINRSPIVAGMKNAVNEVKNETEIRILQDALSASGWNRRKAAVNLNISYRTLLYKIQQHRLSA, encoded by the coding sequence GTGATTAGTGAAGACGCGGATATCTGTAACCTGATTCACAGTTCGCTTGAACTCCAGAGCCATAACGTCATCTGCGCTGCTTGCCCTCTGGAGGCGCTCCAGCTTTTGCATCGGGGATTGGTCGCGGATCTCCTCCTGATTCATGCGACAAGGAATAGTTCAAATGACAGTCTCTTCGCCGTTGCGCTTCTGCAAAACTTCTCCAGCGAAAAGCTTTGCATCCTCGCAGAGGCCGGAGATACATCATGGAAACACCACGCGGCGAAGTGGAAGATAAGTACAGTGCTGACCATGCCCCTTCTAAGGCAGGACATCGAAAAGCTAATAGCTCAACCAAGTCAGGAGACCTTCGCGCCCACTAGCCCAGTCGCCAACGCTTCAGCAAATGTACCTCACTACCACATGGAGGAGTTAGACAACAACCGTTTCTTCCTGGCAGCATCCCCAATTATGATGCAGCTTTACCGGGATGTACGGCTTCTCGCTCCGGTTAACATTCCGGTACTTATCCTCGGCGAAAGTGGGGTTGGCAAGGAAATTGTGGCGATGCTGCTTCACAAGTACTACCCAAACCCCGGGGGAAAACTACTCAATATCAACTGCGCCGCTCTGCCGACCGAACTCCTGGAAAGCGAACTCTTCGGCTACGAAGCTGGAGCCTTCACTGGCGCAATAAGATCCAAGCCGGGCTTGTTCGAACTGGCAAATAAGGGAACTCTGCTCTTGGATGAAATCGGTGAGATGAGCACGCAGATGCAAGCCAAGCTGCTTCATGTCCTGCAAGATGGATCCTATTGCCGCCTGGGAGCCCGTTCGCCATCTCGAGCGGATGTCCGCGTCTTGGCAGCAACGAATATCAATATGCAGGATGCAATCGCGGAAAAGCGTTTTCGTGAAGACCTCTACTACCGGCTCAATATCTTGACGATCACGGTCCCGCCGCTTCGCGAGCGTCGCGAAGAGATCCCCATGCTGATGGAGCAGATGTTTCTCAGGGGAGCACTCGAACTAGGAACGTCGGTTATTCTCTCGGATCGGATCGTTGAAGCGGCACAGGAATACCACTGGCCGGGAAACCTTCGCGAGTTACGCAACTTCGTGACTCGTACACTCATTTTGCGGGACGAGGAAGCCGCCTATAACGACTTGCGAGGCAAGACGCGAACCAAAGTCTTCTCTTCCAGGGAAGAAACCCATGCGGAGACGGCGATTAACAGATCGCCGATTGTCGCCGGCATGAAAAACGCGGTAAACGAAGTCAAGAATGAGACAGAGATCCGCATCCTTCAGGACGCGCTCTCTGCCTCAGGATGGAATCGCAGAAAAGCTGCAGTGAACCTGAATATTAGTTATCGCACCCTGCTCTACAAGATTCAGCAGCACCGACTGAGCGCATAG